Proteins encoded within one genomic window of Oryza brachyantha chromosome 7, ObraRS2, whole genome shotgun sequence:
- the LOC102710511 gene encoding UPF0235 protein At5g63440 isoform X2: protein MSSSPKMPKRKTDRAYVLDKKKHLSRLNVKEAGKVLLKRGEGKLEKQFRMSCLGCGLFVCYRSEEELEAAPFIYVVDGALSSVAAETNPHDAPVPPCITQLEGGLVQVAIEVEDRAQRSAITRVNADDVRVTVAAPAARGEANNELLEFMGKVLGLRLSQMTLQRGWNNKSKLLIVEDLSARQVYEKLLEAVQP from the exons ATGTCCTCATCACCG AAAATGCCGAAGAGGAAGACTGACAGAGCATATGTATTAGACAAGAAAAAGCATCTATCAAGGCTAAATGTGAAGGAGGCAGGAAAGGTGCTGTTGAAACG GGGAGAAGGAAAACTTGAAAAACAGTTCCGCATGAGTTGTTTGGGATGTGGCCTTTTTGTTTGTTATCGGTCAGAAGAGGAGTTGGAGGCAGCTCCTTTCATatatgttgttgatggagCACTGAGCTCAGTAGCGGCTGAGACAAATCCACAT GATGCACCTGTACCACCTTGTATCACACAATTGGAAGGTGGCCTTGTCCAAGTTGCCATTGAAGTTGAAGACCGGGCACAACGTTCAGCAATAACAA GGGTGAATGCTGACGATGTTCGAGTAACAGTTGCTGCCCCTGCGGCTCGAGGGGAAGCAAACAATGAACTACTAGAGTTCATGGGCAAG GTTCTTGGCTTAAGACTGAGTCAGATGACCCTTCAAAGAGGATGGAATAATAAGTCGAAGCTTCTGATT GTTGAAGATTTGTCTGCACGGCAAGTGTATGAGAAGCTCCTAGAAGCTGTCCAGCCTTAG
- the LOC102710222 gene encoding S-adenosylmethionine carrier 1, chloroplastic/mitochondrial-like isoform X2, producing the protein MGEGVIAGGAAGVVVETALYPIDTIKTRLQAAKGGSKIQWEGLYAGLGGNIAGVLPASAIFIGVYEPTKRKLLEVFPENLSALAHLTAGAIGGAVSSLIRVPTEVVKQRMQMSQFKTAPDAVRLIIHKERLRGLYAGYGSFLLRDLPFDALQFCIYEQLRIGYKLAAKRDLKDGENALIGAFAGAITGAITTPLDVLKTRLMVQGQANQYRGIISCAQTILREEGAGAFLKGIEPRVLWIGIGGSIFFGVLEKTKSILAERNNRTDSKLRKL; encoded by the exons ATGGGAG AGGGTGTAATAGCTGGAGGTGCTGCTGGTGTTGTTGTCGAGACAGCTTTATATCCTATTGATACAATAAAAACAAGGCTTCAG GCTGCAAAAGGTGGAAGTAAAATTCAATGGGAAGGCTTGTATGCTGGGTTAGGTGGAAATATTGCTGGTGTTCTCCC AGCTTCTGCAatctttataggagtatatgaGCCAACCAAGAGAAAACTTCTAGAAGTATTTCCTGAAAACTTGAGTGCTTTGGCTCATTTG ACTGCAGGGGCAATTGGAGGTGCTGTATCTTCACTTATTCGTGTTCCCACAGAG GTGGTTAAACAAAGGATGCAAATGAGTCAATTCAAGACTGCACCTGATGCTGTTCGCCTCATTATTCATAAGGAACGACTTAGAGGTCTTTATGCT GGCTATGGTTCCTTTCTTCTGCGAGATCTGCCATTTGATGCTCTTCAGTTCTGCATATATGAGCAGCTTCGAATTGGCTATAAACTGGCg GCAAAGAGAGACTTGAAAGATGGAGAGAATGCACTTATTGGTGCTTTTGCTG GCGCAATTACTGGGGCCATAACAACACCCCTTGATGTTCTGAAGACAAGATTGATGGTTCAG GGACAGGCAAACCAATATAGGGGAATCATAAGCTGCGCTCAAACTATTCTAAGAGAGGAAGGTGCTGGTGCTTTCTTGAAG GGTATTGAGCCAAGGGTATTATGGATTGGCATTGGTGGATCCATCTTCTTTGGTGTTCTGGAGAAAACGAAGTCGATTCTAGCTGAGAGGAACAACCGGACAGACAGTAAACTAAGAAAACTGTGA
- the LOC102710511 gene encoding UPF0235 protein At5g63440 isoform X1 — protein MPKRTTHTYSSEDALPEGPESDLFVYYCKHCASHVLITDTQLQKMPKRKTDRAYVLDKKKHLSRLNVKEAGKVLLKRGEGKLEKQFRMSCLGCGLFVCYRSEEELEAAPFIYVVDGALSSVAAETNPHDAPVPPCITQLEGGLVQVAIEVEDRAQRSAITRVNADDVRVTVAAPAARGEANNELLEFMGKVLGLRLSQMTLQRGWNNKSKLLIVEDLSARQVYEKLLEAVQP, from the exons ATGCCGAAGCGGACGACGCACACGTACTCCAGCGAGGACGCCCTGCCGGAGGGGCCCGAGTCCGACCTCTTCGTCTACTACTGCAAGCACTGCGCCTCCCATGTCCTCATCACCG ATACCCAATTGCAGAAAATGCCGAAGAGGAAGACTGACAGAGCATATGTATTAGACAAGAAAAAGCATCTATCAAGGCTAAATGTGAAGGAGGCAGGAAAGGTGCTGTTGAAACG GGGAGAAGGAAAACTTGAAAAACAGTTCCGCATGAGTTGTTTGGGATGTGGCCTTTTTGTTTGTTATCGGTCAGAAGAGGAGTTGGAGGCAGCTCCTTTCATatatgttgttgatggagCACTGAGCTCAGTAGCGGCTGAGACAAATCCACAT GATGCACCTGTACCACCTTGTATCACACAATTGGAAGGTGGCCTTGTCCAAGTTGCCATTGAAGTTGAAGACCGGGCACAACGTTCAGCAATAACAA GGGTGAATGCTGACGATGTTCGAGTAACAGTTGCTGCCCCTGCGGCTCGAGGGGAAGCAAACAATGAACTACTAGAGTTCATGGGCAAG GTTCTTGGCTTAAGACTGAGTCAGATGACCCTTCAAAGAGGATGGAATAATAAGTCGAAGCTTCTGATT GTTGAAGATTTGTCTGCACGGCAAGTGTATGAGAAGCTCCTAGAAGCTGTCCAGCCTTAG
- the LOC102710222 gene encoding S-adenosylmethionine carrier 1, chloroplastic/mitochondrial-like isoform X1 yields the protein MSHDRATPAMGEGANGRSFNFLEVLFEGVIAGGAAGVVVETALYPIDTIKTRLQAAKGGSKIQWEGLYAGLGGNIAGVLPASAIFIGVYEPTKRKLLEVFPENLSALAHLTAGAIGGAVSSLIRVPTEVVKQRMQMSQFKTAPDAVRLIIHKERLRGLYAGYGSFLLRDLPFDALQFCIYEQLRIGYKLAAKRDLKDGENALIGAFAGAITGAITTPLDVLKTRLMVQGQANQYRGIISCAQTILREEGAGAFLKGIEPRVLWIGIGGSIFFGVLEKTKSILAERNNRTDSKLRKL from the exons ATGTCCCACGATAGAGCCACCCCTGCCATGGGAGAAGGTGCAAATGGGAGGTCGTTCAATTTTCTCGAAGTTCTTTTTG AGGGTGTAATAGCTGGAGGTGCTGCTGGTGTTGTTGTCGAGACAGCTTTATATCCTATTGATACAATAAAAACAAGGCTTCAG GCTGCAAAAGGTGGAAGTAAAATTCAATGGGAAGGCTTGTATGCTGGGTTAGGTGGAAATATTGCTGGTGTTCTCCC AGCTTCTGCAatctttataggagtatatgaGCCAACCAAGAGAAAACTTCTAGAAGTATTTCCTGAAAACTTGAGTGCTTTGGCTCATTTG ACTGCAGGGGCAATTGGAGGTGCTGTATCTTCACTTATTCGTGTTCCCACAGAG GTGGTTAAACAAAGGATGCAAATGAGTCAATTCAAGACTGCACCTGATGCTGTTCGCCTCATTATTCATAAGGAACGACTTAGAGGTCTTTATGCT GGCTATGGTTCCTTTCTTCTGCGAGATCTGCCATTTGATGCTCTTCAGTTCTGCATATATGAGCAGCTTCGAATTGGCTATAAACTGGCg GCAAAGAGAGACTTGAAAGATGGAGAGAATGCACTTATTGGTGCTTTTGCTG GCGCAATTACTGGGGCCATAACAACACCCCTTGATGTTCTGAAGACAAGATTGATGGTTCAG GGACAGGCAAACCAATATAGGGGAATCATAAGCTGCGCTCAAACTATTCTAAGAGAGGAAGGTGCTGGTGCTTTCTTGAAG GGTATTGAGCCAAGGGTATTATGGATTGGCATTGGTGGATCCATCTTCTTTGGTGTTCTGGAGAAAACGAAGTCGATTCTAGCTGAGAGGAACAACCGGACAGACAGTAAACTAAGAAAACTGTGA
- the LOC102710799 gene encoding nuclear pore complex protein NUP54: MFGTPSSSPLFGTPSTTPAFGAPSTTPSFGTPSTTPAFGTPSSTPAFGAPSTTPPFGTPSTAPAFGTPSSTPAFGAPSSTPAFGVAPSPSPSPFGFQQQQQQMATPSPSPFGFTGGGGGQITTQMAPVAPLPLSPSDRDIQAIVDAYKEDPGNPRYAFRHLLFSVIEPSQRVKPVAASDIMWAEAMGKLEGMDSSDRERLWPQLVQGFKDLSFRLKLQDEVLVSDADRLSMTHSNVKKLQRHFQADTYPWIQRLKQQELVTERRLLRIMRIVEALENRGYRIPLTKEEADLYERLSAITKQLKGPTGDLHKRVYNLLSTSRLLASTGGAGGPIYIPSSAKVDEQSVADLLEALQQQTEAVAKLGNVMKRDTRDLEIILSEDTDMADDSVGRMALKM, translated from the exons ATGTTCGGGACCCCGAGTTCCTCGCCCCTATTCGGGACCCCCTCCACCACCCCGGCATTCGGCGCCCCTTCCACCACCCCCTCCTTCGGCACGCCCTCCACCACCCCCGCCTTCGGCACCCCTTCCTCCACGCCGGCGTTCGGCGCCCCCTCGACCACCCCGCCCTTCGGCACCCCTTCTACCGCTCCCGCGTTCGGGACCCCGTCCTCGACCCCGGCGTTCGGCGCGCCCTCTTCCACCCCGGCGTTCGGcgtggcgccgtcgccgtcgccatcaccGTTTGGgttccagcagcagcagcagcagatggcgacgccgtccccgtcgccgtTCGGGTTCACCGGTGGGGGTGGCGGGCAGATCACCACCCAGATGGCCCCCgtcgcgccgctgccgctctcACCCTCCGACCGTGACATCCAG GCTATCGTGGATGCGTACAAGGAAGACCCTGGAAACCCTCGTTATGCTTTCAGG CATCTGTTGTTTAGCGTTATAGAGCCTTCCCAAAGGGTGAAGCCAGTTGCGGCATCTGAT ATTATGTGGGCTGAAGCAATGGGGAAGCTTGAAGGCATGGATAGTTCGGATAGAGAGAGGCTATGGCCTCAACTCGTTCAGGGATTTAAGGATCTTTCATTTCGGCTTAAG CTTCAAGATGAAGTTCTTGTCTCAGATGCAGACAGATTGAGCATGACCCACTCCAACGTTAAAAAG ttgcAAAGGCATTTCCAAGCTGACACATATCCATGGATCCAACGGCTGAAGCAGCAAGAGTTGGTTACTGAGAGACGCCTCTTGAGG ATAATGAGAATAGTGGAGGCATTAGAGAATCGAGGTTATCGCATACCACTAACGAAGGAGGAAGCTGATCTATATGAACGACTGTCTGCTATAACAAAGCAG CTAAAAGGGCCTACTGGTGATCTGCACAAGAGAGTTTATAATCTTCTTTCAACTTCCCGCCTTCTTGCTAGCACTGGTGGTGCCGGTGGCCCTATCTATATTCCTAGCTCGGCCAAAGTTGACGAACAGAGTGTTGCTGACCTTCTTGAG GCCTTGCAACAACAGACGGAGGCTGTTGCCAAGTTGGGCAATGTGATGAAAAGAGATACACGAGACTTGGAAATCATACTTTCAGAAGACACGGACATGGCGGATGACAGTGTTGGGAGAATGGCATTGAAGATGTAG